In Zingiber officinale cultivar Zhangliang chromosome 1A, Zo_v1.1, whole genome shotgun sequence, the DNA window TTGATGTCACATTTTCTCTCCTGTGTTTCCTTCTCCTCATTTCGTTTTTAATCATCCATGTCCATGAGCTTGAAAAATCTTAAAGAGTGTTTCTTTcaagtgttttctttattttttttcctctctcaTATTTTTGTTTAGGTACGGGAGTCTATTCAAGTCGCACATATTGGGGTGCCCTACAATGGTGTGCATGGATGCAGAGCTCAACAGGTTCATCCTTATGAATGAAGGGAAAGGCTTTCTTCCTGGGTACCCACAGTCCATGCTTGATATCTTGGGGAGATCCAACATTGCATCCGTTCATGGTGAGCTGCACAAGACCATGAGGGGAGCCATGCTTGGCCTGGTGAGCCCTCTAATGATCAGGGACCAGCTCTTACCCAAGATTGATGAGTTCATGAGATCTTACATCGATAATTGGGGTGGAAGAGTCATTGATATCCAAGAAAAGACCAAGGAGGTCACCCAAAATTTATCCTTAATTTGGACATCAAATTTCTTGCTATATAATCTAACACTGGTAATATTTTCTCCTTGTTTAGATGGCACTGTTGTCTGCATTGAAGCAAATTGCCAGCATTGAGACAGGGCCTGTTACCGAAACCCTGAAATCAGAGATCTTCAAGCTTGTTCTCGGTACTCTTTCATTGCCCATCAATATTCCTGGCACAAATTATCATCAGGGATTTAAGGTAGATATCAGAAAGCTatcaatatcattttttttttttttttaaatgtggtTTCATCAACAACATGTAAATTCAATTCATATCTGATTAGTTCCCTCTTCCACAGGCAAGGAAAAAGCTTGTGGGTATGTTGAGGTGTCTAATAGAAGAAAGAAGAGCCTCCGAATGCTCCCACAGTGACATGCTTGATTCCCTCCTCAGAATGGATGGCAGCTCCAAAGTCAAACTCGATGACGAACAGATTATTGACTTGATAATAGCCCTCGTCTATTCCGGCTACGAAACTGTCTCAACGACTTCGATGATGGCTGTGAAGTACCTCCACGACCATCCTAGAGTTCTCGAAGGGCTCCGAGTAAGCATCACAGTTGATGTTTCATTATATCTTCTTCGTTGATGTTTGCTTCTCATCACTCCTACCCTTCGCATGCAGAAGGAACATTTTGAGATACGAAAAGGAAAACTGCGGGAGGATGCAATCGATTGGAACGATTACAAGTCGATGAAACTCACACGTGCGGTAAGCTAAATTGTTTCTACTAATTCAGAGTGCAGTAGCAGTGCCACTGCATTCTGAAAACTTAGAGTGCAGCAGCAGTATCACTGCGTACTGAAACCATCTGTTCATGATGTAGGTAATACTGGAGACGCTTAGAATGGCTACAGTCGTAAATGGGGTACTTCGGAAGACAACACAGGATGCGAAATTGAAAGGTGATCGGCTAAATCAGATACGCTTTTGTTTCCGTTTTGTTACTCGAACTAACTTTTTATATGCATCAGGATTCACGATACCAAAGGGGTGGCGAATTTATGTGTACACTAGAGAGATTAACTATGATCCAGATGTGTATCAAGAGCCTTTAACCTTCAACCCCTGGAGATGGTTGGTGAGTGATCTCGACTGAAACATGTCTTGTCGATACGTTGTCGTTCCGAGAGCTAAGTTTGCGTGGTCTGACCAAATCCAGGACAGAAACCTTGAATCTCACCAGCACTTCATGCTGTTTGGGGGAGGGGGAAGGATGTGCCCAGGCAAAGAACTGGGCACTGCTGAAATTACTACATTTCTTCACTACTTTGTAACTAGATACAGGTTCTAAGTCAATCACTTCACTTTTCAAGAACACATAATTTGACTACGAACCAAAGCTTACGTTTTGTTGTGCCCCATTGCATTGCAGGTGGGAAGAGGTCGGAGGGGACGAAATAGTAAGATTTCCTAGAGTTCAAGCTCCGAATGGCCTGCACATCCGCGTATGGGATGACTAGGATAGAGTTGTACAGTGTCAATAGGTGGACAAGATATCAGAAAAGAAATATTGCCATGTTTTGGTGCGGAGTTCAAGGAAGAGTTGGAACTTAGAATTACCTTTGAAATTATGATAGAAATTTGTTGATAGAAGAGGTGAACTTGCTATCAGATGAATAGAATGACTGAAGAAAGTATCGGTGGTATCTAAACAAGCTGAGTTAGCAATGCTTATGAAGCTGGGCGACAAGAGGGTGGGGTCGGGTTACCAATGCGAATGAACCGAGGTGTCAAATGGGTCAGGTCAACCATGATCCAGTCTGACCTAGCACCGTCTAGGCCATTCCGGGCTCAGCCGAGTAAAAATTGAGCCATGCTAGCCAAGGCCTAGCTGGGACAACTCTGTAAATACTCTCTGGTTTATAAAAACTCTGTAAATTTCGGGTATCTTAGTTTTTGTTTAAAATTAGTATCATAGTTAATGTGAACTTAAAGTTATTAATTTCACTTCAAaagaatctattttttttaaaacattgttataaatattttaaaaaatcaattaaatatttaaaattttctttaaattctaaaaaaattattgttttccatttttttctatattttgttGATTTGTTAGTTTTTTCTCTGTTTTattggttttaaaatattttttaaattattttaaaataacttgGCTCAAAAATGGATTTCTCATATTTTCGACATTTCTACCATTTAATTGACAAAGATATTAAAGAGGATCACAAATTTTATGGATGAGAAATTACAGTTCCACCTAGCAAAGTTAAATTTTAACTGTGATTTGATCTAATTAGTTATTTAAAAGAGATCAtatcttttataatttttatggatTGGGGGATGATCTATAATATAATTATCGTTGAATCACGGTTACAATTCGATCATAATTGATTACGATTCCTTTCTGGATATACTTTCCCATCCAGATTATAGTTTCGATTAGGGTGGGTGACCGGAGGCCATCGACGGCGTGCGGATGGCCAAACTGCATGGCGCTAAACGGGGTAATCGCTGAGCAACCTTCGACCATCCATCCTGACCCAAACTATAATCTGAATGAGAAAAAGTAACCAGTAAAAAATCACAACTAATTAGGATCAAATCACAACCATAATTCAACTATAATTATATTATAGATCATCTTCCGATTCATAAAAATGATCAAAGATCTTATCTCTTTTAAATAACTCTTTCTCATAAAATATCCAACTAGACTCCTTTTTAAATAGTACCTACCAACACGGCGAAACTCTAGCTCCCCTTGCTAAGTATAAACTCATGCTACCTTGCTAGTATAAAATCATAAGGATCTATTTCATCCTTAGCTTCACAAACAAACTTGTGAGCACTAAAGTTGTGAAACCATTAGATTCGATTGAGTTGGTTGGTCTAGGCGGGCTCGTTATATAGGTTTACAAGCCGAATGGATCGAGTGGTTGAAGAGAATAAATAAGTTGGATTGAACAGGTTAAATACATCACACAAGTAGACCAAAGGGGCTAAGCAAGTTAAGAGGGGTAAGTCGAGAAGGAAGGTAGACTTGTTAGGTTGATCAAATGGAACAGATCAAATTGAGTCATATAAGTCGATTGATGTGAGCAGCACTCTCATTCAAGGAAATTAATAAAAACCCCTTGTCTTTATCCATCTATAAAATAAACAACTGAAGGAAGAATATTTAAATAACATCCATCAATCCATACTTAATCCGTCGGAAAGTGAAAAAGACGGAATGATCAAAATGATATGATTGGAATATTAATCGAATCATTATGACCCAGAAAGAGGAGGGTATGTTGAGCTGTTCTCTATGTTGACAAAATCGTCATAGGGCCTCTGGTGAACGCCACATGCAAATAGCAACTGGATTTCTCCGGTCTTTGATACTCCGATGCTCGAGGCATATCCCAAAATTATATAAGGAGTCGAATAAATATCAGAATAATATAATGCTTGAAGAATAAAGAGTGAGTATGTTAATGTACCCTAGCCTGGGAGCGCCCTCTGGTAGACCGATGAACTAGTCGCATCGCTTGGTCCATAGGAGCGGGCGGAGATGATGAGTTGTCTCAGGTTAGCATCctttgatataaaaatataatgacTAATAGAAATGCTATATGTGAAAAGGGGAGCGATAGCCTCCCTATACCTTGACTCGCAGGGGTGGGACTTCATATAGCCTGCTGGATTGAGAACTAGGTTGACGCAAAGCTATGGGATAGTACAAGCCCGAAGGCCACACAGAGCCAAGGAGCTGGAACATATTAACGGCTCGAAGGTTGGAACCACATCGGCTCACCGACCTGAAACCACCTTGACTCGTAAGCGGAATATAATATCAACTCGAAGCCAGAGCAGATAAATAGCACAGAGTCGGAACAAGTGACACAGAGTCTAAACGAAATAGGTGGTGTAGCGCCGGAATGGAATAGCGACGACGGACAAGTCTAAGAACCCAGGCAGCAACTGCCTAGCGGGTGATTATTGTGGAGGCGGCGGCGACAGCCGCTGGAGGTGGCTCTAAGGATCACAGCAGTGGTCGTGAAGCGGTGAGGGAGTCAGTGGGCGTGaggactgttagagtgtatacttaaaagcctaatcttttgtaaacattttattttgaaataaagaatcacattggtcaaatgtctacatttatatattaagtgtagttgttcaattaatttatattatagataacatggtgtgtggtgtcacacataaaagatcatgttataaattccttataaattataaacagtagctcacgactaagatggaaaggaacaaaccattggaataatcgtaatgtaatttggtattagtttatcttaactataaaattacactagtacgctctaagtgtattgagtagggtcatttaaggtaagttctttttatactgactgaataaaagaacaagacttttgttattatggaagtgtgtgctcttaatcctgatataataacaaacacatatatctagtatttatttctttcacttatcaatgggtgagctttaattcgataaatcaagaagcccgataagttggaaaatgatattatttatagtgtgtgttgttgattatagaaggaaactgtgtcctaataatttaggttgataatgtccccaagaggagctaataaggattgtcatgtaaaccctgcaggtggacttagtccgacatgacgataaggttgagtgatactactcttgaagctagatattaattaagtgagttgtcagtaacttacttaattagtaggcattcgttatcttaaacacagggagactaacacactcatatatgaaggagctcataatgtaatttgggattggtgcgatagtgcaataataactctctagtggaatgagttattattgatgaacttgagttctgtgttcggggtgaacatgggaagcttattttcatcgggagaccaaaaccaattcctcctctcggtccgtatcgtagcctcttatttataaagttttatatccaccaaatacccactttctacccaccttaaggtggtcggccaagctagcttggagcttaagctagggccggccaaaacaagGCTAATGGGTGCAAGTtagtggtcgacccttgcttggagctcaagctaggcgGGCCggccaaaaataaaataaaaggattttatttttaaaatcttttcttatgtggaaaccatggttttaaaagagagtttaaaatttaaatctttccttttatagctttctacaaaagattaagtgaaaggtttgatatctttccttatttgtagttaaaaggaagattttaatttttgataaaactttccttttttgtaaccatccttatgatttaaaagagagttttaaaattaaatctttccttttatagtttctacaaaagattaagaaaagatttgatatctttccttatttatagattgaaaggaagattgtaattttagagaaaactttcctttttataaatcatccatatgttttaatagagagattttaatttataaaagtttccttttatgaccaaccatgaagggaaattttaatagagaaatttttattttaaaatttctgaaaacaaattaggaagttttaattttgtgattaaaactttccttatttggagggaataaggtggccggccatt includes these proteins:
- the LOC122034502 gene encoding cytochrome P450 85A1-like; protein product: MQGQCLLVIFCLFAKMVVLLILPLICFLLSCGALLRWNEVRYRKKGLPPGTMGWPLFGETTEFLKQGPSFMKNQRVRYGSLFKSHILGCPTMVCMDAELNRFILMNEGKGFLPGYPQSMLDILGRSNIASVHGELHKTMRGAMLGLVSPLMIRDQLLPKIDEFMRSYIDNWGGRVIDIQEKTKEMALLSALKQIASIETGPVTETLKSEIFKLVLGTLSLPINIPGTNYHQGFKARKKLVGMLRCLIEERRASECSHSDMLDSLLRMDGSSKVKLDDEQIIDLIIALVYSGYETVSTTSMMAVKYLHDHPRVLEGLRKEHFEIRKGKLREDAIDWNDYKSMKLTRAVILETLRMATVVNGVLRKTTQDAKLKGFTIPKGWRIYVYTREINYDPDVYQEPLTFNPWRWLDRNLESHQHFMLFGGGGRMCPGKELGTAEITTFLHYFVTRYRWEEVGGDEIVRFPRVQAPNGLHIRVWDD